One Caretta caretta isolate rCarCar2 chromosome 6, rCarCar1.hap1, whole genome shotgun sequence genomic region harbors:
- the BORCS6 gene encoding BLOC-1-related complex subunit 6, translating to MERGAGLPQHIMAQVRVQAPGAAASREDPCREGSRRQQAAAAGDRLAGGRLLDSRSLDGISQAYGASRAQEGRRATISSALELEGTVSHDGDLTHFVANNLQLKIKLSSRGSLEEPEPPGQPFPGLGRSKAADIPPIDPAVLTELERLTQEVAHKVDQMMRSLNGSIQNMTALSVGYIQTYRDAVDSLGESVDMSIKGMYTLMARCEELDRSMQPVHALAKQIREIKRTLEILESLCK from the coding sequence ATGGAGAGGGGCGCAGGCCTGCCGCAGCACATCATGGCCCAGGTGCGCGTCCAAGCCCCGGGGGCCGCGGCCAGCCGGGAGGATCCGTGCCGGGAAGGCTCGCGGAGGCAGCAAGCGGCTGCCGCCGGGGACAGGCTGGCCGGAGGGCGGCTGCTGGACAGCCGCAGCTTGGATGGGATCAGCCAGGCGTACGGGGCCAGCCGGGCGCAGGAGGGGCGCCGCGCCACCATCTCCAGCGCCCTGGAGCTGGAAGGGACGGTCAGCCACGACGGGGACCTCACCCACTTCGTGGCCAACAACCTGCAGCTGAAAATCAAGCTGAGCTCCCGGGGCAGCCTGGAGGAGCCGGAGCCCCCGGGCCagcccttcccagggctggggcggagcaaaGCGGCCGACATCCCCCCCATTGACCCCGCGGTGCTGACGGAGCTGGAGCGCCTGACCCAAGAGGTGGCCCACAAGGTGGACCAGATGATGAGGAGCTTGAACGGCAGCATCCAGAACATGACGGCCCTGAGCGTGGGCTACATCCAGACCTACCGGGACGCCGTGGACAGCTTGGGCGAGTCCGTAGACATGAGTATCAAAGGGATGTACACCCTGATGGCCCGCTGCGAGGAGCTGGACCGCTCCATGCAGCCGGTCCACGCCCTGGCCAAACAGATCCGGGAGATCAAAAGGACCCTGGAGATATTGGAGTCACTGTGCAAGTAG
- the ITPA gene encoding inosine triphosphate pyrophosphatase isoform X1: MRTRLLSVSTAVSPLIGRFRGAGLGALPWVPGAETVMGRSARRRCGSVMAAAAGRNVVFVTGNAKKLEEVLQILGDAFPYRLVAKKIDLPEYQGEPDEISIQKCREAANQVMSFSAFPTSTGIQGPVIVEDTCLCFNALGGLPGPYIKWFLEKLKPEGLYKLLAGFEDKSAYALCTFAFSTGNPEDPVKLFKGQTCGRIVEPRGPRDFGWDPCFQPDGYDQTYAELPKAVKNSISHRYRALKELSGYFSQQNNPAEATSTPS; this comes from the exons ATGCGTACCCGGCTCCTTTCGGTCTCCACGGCGGTCTCTCCTCTCATTGGCCGGTTccgcggggcggggctgggggcgttGCCCTGGGTGCCGGGCGCTGAGACTGTGATGGGCAGGTCAGCGCGCAGGCGCTGTGGCTCTGTTATGGCGGCCGCCGCCGGGAGGAACGTGGTGTTCGTGACCGGCAACGCCAAGAAGCTagaggag GTCCTTCAGATCCTTGGGGATGCATTTCCCTACAGACTGGTCGCAAAAAAAATTGACT TGCCAGAATACCAAGGGGAGCCAGACGAGATCTCCATTCAGAAATGTCGGGAAGCAGCAAATCAGGTCATGTCCTTTTCCGCTTTTCCCACTTCCACAGGT ATTCAGGGACCTGTTATAGTAGAAGATACTTGTTTGTGTTTCAATGCCTTGGGGGGCCTCCCAGGACCATATAT AAAATGGTTTCTAGAGAAGTTAAAACCAGAAG GTCTGTACAAGCTGTTAGCGGGGTTTGAAGACAAGTCTGCTTATGCTCTTTGCACCTTTGCATTCAGCACTGGAAACCCGGAGGACCCGGTGAAGCTGTTCAAAGGCCAAACTTGT GGTCGCATTGTTGAACCCAGAGGCCCCAGAGACTTTGGCTGGGATCCTTGCTTTCAGCCTGACGGTTATGACCAGAC gtaTGCTGAGCTGCCCAAGGCAGTGAAGAACTCCATCTCTCATCGCTACAGAGCACTCAAAGAGCTCTCCGGCTACTTCAGTCAGCAGAACAACCCAGCAGAAGCCACCTCCACTCCCAGTTAG
- the ITPA gene encoding inosine triphosphate pyrophosphatase isoform X2, translating into MRTRLLSVSTAVSPLIGRFRGAGLGALPWVPGAETVMGRSARRRCGSVMAAAAGRNVVFVTGNAKKLEEVLQILGDAFPYRLVAKKIDLPEYQGEPDEISIQKCREAANQIQGPVIVEDTCLCFNALGGLPGPYIKWFLEKLKPEGLYKLLAGFEDKSAYALCTFAFSTGNPEDPVKLFKGQTCGRIVEPRGPRDFGWDPCFQPDGYDQTYAELPKAVKNSISHRYRALKELSGYFSQQNNPAEATSTPS; encoded by the exons ATGCGTACCCGGCTCCTTTCGGTCTCCACGGCGGTCTCTCCTCTCATTGGCCGGTTccgcggggcggggctgggggcgttGCCCTGGGTGCCGGGCGCTGAGACTGTGATGGGCAGGTCAGCGCGCAGGCGCTGTGGCTCTGTTATGGCGGCCGCCGCCGGGAGGAACGTGGTGTTCGTGACCGGCAACGCCAAGAAGCTagaggag GTCCTTCAGATCCTTGGGGATGCATTTCCCTACAGACTGGTCGCAAAAAAAATTGACT TGCCAGAATACCAAGGGGAGCCAGACGAGATCTCCATTCAGAAATGTCGGGAAGCAGCAAATCAG ATTCAGGGACCTGTTATAGTAGAAGATACTTGTTTGTGTTTCAATGCCTTGGGGGGCCTCCCAGGACCATATAT AAAATGGTTTCTAGAGAAGTTAAAACCAGAAG GTCTGTACAAGCTGTTAGCGGGGTTTGAAGACAAGTCTGCTTATGCTCTTTGCACCTTTGCATTCAGCACTGGAAACCCGGAGGACCCGGTGAAGCTGTTCAAAGGCCAAACTTGT GGTCGCATTGTTGAACCCAGAGGCCCCAGAGACTTTGGCTGGGATCCTTGCTTTCAGCCTGACGGTTATGACCAGAC gtaTGCTGAGCTGCCCAAGGCAGTGAAGAACTCCATCTCTCATCGCTACAGAGCACTCAAAGAGCTCTCCGGCTACTTCAGTCAGCAGAACAACCCAGCAGAAGCCACCTCCACTCCCAGTTAG